A window of Pirellula sp. SH-Sr6A contains these coding sequences:
- a CDS encoding prolyl oligopeptidase family serine peptidase encodes MHQSFTRCAVFVLITLCWGAGSSPVLGQASPVAEPDDASPNLVYPSSHAVDQVDDYHGQKIEDPFRWLEDVDSSDTKDWVKKQNELTFGYLKGIPERESLVQRLGELWNYERYGFPSVHGTTWVYSHNNGLQNQNILYKAAELDARREVLLDPNTLSSDGTTSLAGYEVSSDGKWLAYGLAKAGSDWNTWKVRNIETGSDLTDSMEWIKFSTVAWTKDNTGFFYSRYDQPKSESEFTGANYFQKLCYHKVGTPQSDDLLVYERRDEKEWGFRPKVSDDGAFLIVSVWRGTERKNQIFYAPIKADAVPSQRDFSELLSGFVAEYEFLGNDGDLFYFETDRDAPKRRIIAIDRKQSEESNWKTIVPESAESIEGASLLQDQFFVILLQDATSVVRRYRVDGTRLEDLPIPGLGTVTGFEGKRTSKQTFFSFTNTITPPATYQVDLSDGTVKPWRAPKIAFDPNDFVTERTFYTSKDGTRIPLILSYKKGFVQNGKGRAFLYAYGGFNISITPTFSPANVAWMEQGGLYAVANIRGGGEYGREWHESAMLDKKQNCFDDFIAAAEYLIENRYTNKERLAVHGRSNGGLLIGAVMTQRPDLFAVALPAVGVMDMLRFQKFTIGWAWVNEFGSSEDPKQFSTLRSYSPLHNLRPGTRYPATMVTTADHDDRVVPGHSFKFAARLQACQSGTKPALIRIETSAGHGAGTPVSKLIEAAADMWAFVLHNTREPSKS; translated from the coding sequence ATGCACCAATCGTTCACCCGCTGCGCGGTTTTTGTCTTGATCACTCTGTGTTGGGGGGCTGGTTCCAGCCCGGTTCTTGGGCAGGCAAGTCCAGTTGCGGAACCGGACGACGCATCTCCCAACTTGGTCTACCCCTCGTCCCACGCGGTCGATCAGGTCGACGATTATCATGGCCAAAAAATAGAAGACCCCTTCCGATGGCTTGAAGATGTCGATAGCTCTGACACCAAGGACTGGGTGAAAAAACAGAATGAGCTTACGTTCGGGTATTTAAAAGGAATTCCGGAACGTGAGTCGCTGGTCCAGCGGTTGGGCGAGCTCTGGAATTACGAGCGATATGGCTTTCCCTCCGTGCACGGAACGACTTGGGTCTATTCGCACAACAACGGATTGCAGAATCAAAACATTCTCTACAAAGCCGCCGAGCTTGATGCCCGGAGAGAGGTGTTGCTCGATCCCAATACACTCAGCTCCGACGGCACGACTTCACTCGCCGGTTATGAAGTGAGCAGCGATGGAAAATGGCTGGCATATGGGCTTGCGAAAGCCGGAAGCGATTGGAATACGTGGAAGGTCCGTAATATAGAAACGGGAAGTGACCTGACCGATTCGATGGAATGGATCAAGTTCAGCACGGTCGCTTGGACGAAGGACAACACCGGTTTTTTCTACAGCCGTTACGACCAGCCCAAGTCCGAATCGGAATTCACGGGAGCCAACTACTTTCAGAAACTCTGTTACCACAAAGTCGGAACGCCGCAATCGGACGATCTCCTCGTCTACGAACGCCGTGATGAAAAGGAATGGGGCTTCCGACCGAAGGTGTCGGACGACGGCGCTTTTCTCATTGTCTCGGTTTGGCGCGGTACGGAGCGCAAAAATCAAATCTTCTATGCGCCGATCAAGGCTGACGCCGTCCCCTCCCAAAGGGACTTTAGCGAGCTTCTGAGCGGATTCGTTGCGGAATACGAATTCCTCGGCAACGACGGCGACCTGTTCTATTTCGAAACCGATCGCGATGCTCCCAAACGTCGGATTATCGCGATAGACCGGAAGCAAAGTGAGGAATCGAATTGGAAGACCATCGTTCCCGAATCCGCCGAGTCGATCGAAGGGGCGAGTCTTCTCCAAGATCAATTTTTTGTCATTCTCCTCCAAGACGCCACCAGCGTAGTGCGGCGGTATCGAGTCGATGGGACACGCCTTGAGGATTTGCCCATCCCCGGACTTGGGACCGTCACCGGATTCGAAGGGAAACGGACATCGAAACAAACCTTCTTCTCGTTCACCAACACCATCACCCCGCCAGCAACCTATCAAGTCGATTTGTCCGACGGCACGGTTAAACCATGGCGTGCACCGAAGATTGCATTCGATCCCAATGACTTCGTAACCGAGAGAACCTTCTATACCAGCAAAGATGGGACGCGCATTCCACTCATTCTGTCGTACAAGAAAGGGTTCGTTCAAAACGGGAAGGGACGTGCCTTCCTCTATGCGTACGGGGGCTTCAATATTTCGATCACGCCCACGTTTTCTCCGGCCAATGTTGCTTGGATGGAGCAAGGGGGCCTATATGCCGTGGCGAACATTCGCGGGGGTGGAGAGTATGGTCGGGAGTGGCATGAATCGGCGATGCTCGACAAGAAGCAGAATTGCTTCGACGATTTTATCGCTGCGGCAGAGTATCTCATCGAGAATCGCTACACGAACAAGGAGCGACTCGCTGTGCACGGACGGAGCAATGGGGGCTTGCTAATTGGCGCGGTCATGACGCAGCGTCCCGATCTTTTCGCCGTCGCTCTTCCTGCGGTTGGGGTTATGGATATGCTCCGGTTTCAGAAGTTCACCATTGGATGGGCTTGGGTCAATGAGTTTGGGAGCAGTGAGGATCCCAAACAGTTTTCGACGCTGCGATCCTATTCTCCCCTTCACAACTTGAGGCCTGGCACTCGTTATCCTGCGACAATGGTTACCACGGCGGATCACGACGATCGAGTCGTACCGGGACATAGCTTTAAATTTGCGGCACGTCTGCAAGCCTGTCAAAGCGGAACGAAGCCGGCCCTGATCCGAATCGAGACCAGTGCTGGGCATGGCGCTGGAACTCCGGTCAGCAAATTAATCGAAGCAGCTGCCGACATGTGGGCTTTCGTTCTGCATAACACGCGTGAGCCTTCGAAGTCATGA
- a CDS encoding MlaE family ABC transporter permease: protein MAPAESRPNPLLERLKQSFVRLATAWGGVVIGAISTLGDISLFAWQMLGWMFSAKPKKETLLPNFYAVGVLSLPVVALTGTFIGMVLAIHSYEQFRNMGMESRLGAVINMSLVRELGPVLAATMLAGRVGSAMAAVIGTMRVTEQIDALISMGANPIHYLVVPRFLACVLLIPALTIMADFMGIVGGYFHSVIVLGIDHAQYLQNSREFVDGYDLFSGIFKSVIFGAIIAVVSCYHGFHCLPGADGVGRAATTAFVQSFVMILALDIIMNLMLNAIDFALWPGRSKLF, encoded by the coding sequence ATGGCGCCAGCGGAATCCCGTCCCAATCCTCTCCTCGAGAGGCTGAAACAGAGCTTTGTGCGGCTTGCAACCGCCTGGGGTGGGGTCGTGATCGGTGCCATTTCCACGCTCGGCGATATCTCGCTCTTCGCTTGGCAGATGTTGGGCTGGATGTTCTCGGCCAAGCCTAAAAAAGAAACGCTGCTACCCAATTTCTATGCGGTAGGCGTTTTGAGCCTCCCCGTCGTCGCCTTGACCGGAACCTTTATTGGCATGGTTCTGGCCATTCATAGCTATGAGCAGTTTCGCAACATGGGAATGGAGAGCCGGCTTGGGGCGGTCATCAACATGTCCCTGGTTCGGGAGCTCGGCCCGGTCCTTGCCGCGACCATGCTCGCGGGACGAGTGGGTAGTGCGATGGCGGCCGTGATCGGGACAATGCGAGTCACCGAACAAATCGATGCACTGATCAGCATGGGAGCTAATCCGATTCACTATCTGGTGGTTCCCCGCTTTCTGGCCTGCGTCCTCTTGATTCCAGCCCTGACCATCATGGCCGATTTCATGGGGATTGTGGGCGGCTATTTTCATAGCGTGATCGTCTTGGGCATCGATCACGCGCAGTACTTACAAAACAGCCGTGAGTTTGTCGACGGATACGATCTTTTCTCGGGGATCTTCAAGAGCGTGATCTTCGGAGCGATCATTGCCGTGGTGAGCTGCTACCATGGGTTCCATTGCTTGCCTGGTGCTGACGGGGTCGGGCGTGCAGCTACAACTGCGTTTGTGCAAAGTTTTGTGATGATTCTGGCATTGGATATCATTATGAATTTGATGCTCAATGCGATTGACTTCGCCCTTTGGCCAGGAAGATCGAAGCTGTTTTAA
- the malQ gene encoding 4-alpha-glucanotransferase — MTSLFARSSGLILHITSLPVFTVPHGNELPGSDGVWAAGDVGSGDLGPSAYEFVRFLAAAGQKWWQVLPCGPTGYGFSPYQSPSAFAGNPLFVSPALLVRDGLLKLEEWHDAASQHPQDLPKDRVQLELSASKRMELLRIAFRRFQNQRHDLHGEFDAFRHHHRAWLEDHCLFTACKIAHQDQSWVSWEQPLARREHHAIAAWQDKLRVAIEFEAFIQYLFDKQWLQLRHYAKSQGVQLIGDIPIFVAMDSADVWSQQHLFELDDFGNPTVVAGVPPDYFSATGQRWGNPLYRWDVHRQTQYDWWMRRCSRMLEQCDLIRIDHFRGFEAYWEIPSHMSDARVGEWKPGPRNDFFEVMTQYLGGGELPVIAEDLGFITQEVHDLRDRFHFPGMRIIQFAFGAGDSNSLDLPHNYPKHCIAYTGTHDNDTVVGWFNSKEGEGSTRTQEEIDREKSFALRYLNCSPDQIHLGMIRSIWSSVATMAVAPVQDVLGLDAQSRMNTPGTSVGNWTWRCPPNAMDPPSAAWLVDITDVYGRKL; from the coding sequence ATGACAAGTCTCTTCGCTCGGTCGAGTGGGTTGATCCTCCATATCACATCGCTACCGGTCTTCACGGTGCCTCACGGCAATGAGCTACCGGGGAGCGATGGAGTTTGGGCAGCGGGGGATGTCGGTTCGGGAGATCTAGGTCCCAGCGCCTACGAATTCGTACGGTTTCTGGCTGCCGCGGGCCAGAAATGGTGGCAGGTCTTACCGTGTGGACCGACCGGCTATGGCTTCTCGCCTTATCAATCTCCCAGTGCCTTTGCGGGCAATCCTCTCTTCGTCAGTCCGGCACTTTTGGTCCGAGATGGATTGCTCAAGTTGGAGGAATGGCACGATGCTGCGAGCCAACATCCTCAAGATTTACCGAAGGATCGCGTGCAACTGGAGCTATCCGCGAGCAAGCGGATGGAGTTGCTTCGAATCGCGTTTCGCCGATTTCAGAATCAGAGACATGATCTCCACGGAGAGTTCGATGCGTTTCGCCACCACCATCGAGCTTGGTTAGAAGATCACTGCCTCTTTACGGCGTGCAAAATTGCCCACCAAGACCAATCGTGGGTGTCGTGGGAGCAACCTCTGGCGCGTCGCGAGCACCACGCCATCGCGGCTTGGCAGGACAAGCTCCGTGTGGCGATCGAGTTCGAAGCGTTCATTCAGTACTTGTTCGACAAGCAGTGGCTTCAGTTGCGGCATTACGCCAAATCCCAAGGTGTCCAGTTGATCGGTGATATTCCGATATTCGTCGCCATGGATAGCGCGGACGTATGGTCGCAGCAGCATTTGTTCGAGTTGGACGATTTCGGAAATCCGACCGTCGTAGCGGGGGTCCCCCCCGATTATTTCTCTGCCACCGGCCAGCGATGGGGCAATCCTCTCTATCGATGGGATGTCCATCGGCAGACGCAGTACGATTGGTGGATGCGTCGGTGCAGTCGTATGTTAGAGCAATGCGATCTCATTCGGATCGATCACTTCCGTGGATTCGAAGCGTATTGGGAGATTCCGTCGCATATGTCGGATGCCCGGGTTGGTGAGTGGAAGCCGGGGCCGCGCAACGATTTCTTCGAGGTCATGACGCAGTACTTGGGTGGTGGCGAGTTGCCGGTGATCGCTGAAGACTTGGGGTTCATAACTCAGGAAGTGCATGACTTGCGGGATCGGTTTCATTTTCCTGGGATGCGCATCATTCAGTTTGCGTTCGGAGCGGGCGATAGCAACTCGCTCGATCTTCCCCACAATTATCCGAAGCACTGCATCGCTTACACGGGGACGCACGACAATGATACGGTCGTGGGTTGGTTCAACAGCAAAGAGGGAGAGGGAAGCACCCGCACCCAAGAAGAGATTGATCGTGAAAAATCCTTTGCGTTGCGTTATTTGAATTGTTCTCCTGATCAGATCCATCTCGGGATGATTCGCTCGATTTGGAGCAGTGTCGCGACCATGGCGGTGGCACCTGTGCAAGACGTGCTGGGGCTCGATGCGCAGTCGAGGATGAATACCCCGGGAACGTCGGTGGGCAATTGGACTTGGCGATGTCCACCGAATGCGATGGACCCCCCATCGGCCGCTTGGCTTGTGGATATCACGGATGTGTATGGGCGGAAGCTTTAG
- a CDS encoding ABC transporter ATP-binding protein, whose translation MDESLLTNLATATRGSQPLVETRELFLQFGKQIVLNNISLSIPRGQTVAIIGESGCGKTMLLKSLVGLIRPTRGTIEFDGQDIQSLDEHAMTALRKRFGFVFQNAALFDSMTIEQNVAFPIRQHGMPHGKSERQLIQQRLNEVGLPNNVLSKKPSQLSGGMRKRVGLARALILEPDLLLYDEPTTGLDPIMSDVINELMMRTRKRYEVTSIVVTHDMHSARKVADRIIMLYPYSRLKPGESQILFDGPPSELDFTRDRRVKQFVTGEAGERLMEMLGQQGRGDLDSLNPLAAPR comes from the coding sequence ATGGACGAGAGTTTGCTCACAAACCTAGCGACTGCCACACGAGGGTCTCAGCCATTGGTTGAGACCCGCGAACTGTTTTTGCAGTTCGGGAAGCAGATCGTGTTGAACAACATTTCGCTTTCGATCCCTCGAGGCCAAACGGTTGCGATTATTGGGGAAAGCGGCTGCGGGAAGACGATGTTGCTCAAGTCCCTGGTGGGACTCATTCGGCCTACGCGCGGCACGATCGAGTTTGATGGCCAGGACATTCAGTCACTGGATGAACATGCGATGACCGCGCTTCGCAAGCGATTTGGATTCGTATTTCAAAATGCCGCGTTGTTCGACAGTATGACCATCGAACAAAACGTCGCCTTTCCCATCCGACAACATGGAATGCCGCATGGAAAATCGGAACGCCAGCTGATCCAGCAACGTCTCAATGAAGTCGGATTGCCGAACAACGTTTTGTCCAAGAAACCTTCGCAGCTCTCGGGTGGAATGCGAAAGCGAGTCGGCTTGGCCCGGGCGTTAATCCTCGAGCCAGACCTACTCCTTTACGATGAACCCACCACGGGCTTGGATCCGATCATGAGCGATGTCATCAACGAACTGATGATGCGCACCCGAAAGCGATACGAAGTCACCAGCATCGTCGTAACCCATGACATGCACTCCGCGAGAAAAGTTGCGGATCGAATCATCATGCTCTATCCGTATTCACGCTTGAAACCTGGTGAGAGTCAGATACTGTTCGACGGTCCACCCTCGGAACTGGACTTCACTCGCGATAGACGTGTGAAGCAATTTGTTACGGGAGAAGCTGGCGAACGATTGATGGAGATGTTGGGGCAGCAAGGCCGAGGGGATTTGGATTCCCTCAATCCTCTTGCCGCTCCCCGATAA
- a CDS encoding MlaD family protein has product MEENNYRFSVGVLVLAAAIIGIMLVAYFGAVPAFWVERYRVTINFPRAPKVKVDTPVRKSGVLIGRVSNVYLRPGFEGVDVTLELEKKFPIQRLEMPMIVSESLITGDAAIEFVSPTQDSLLKRFDGSVGTPKDGILDEMERLESQGTVPDLYYSYGGEVAKDPQEALAAVGPAFERFEEIAATIQEALGTGTGPIRNLADSAQSTLDNINSTVGTINRVATQIEEAKIADAVARGLNLLPDVFKEAQSTLAQTQRTLKGFETFSGSLEGLGKEFEGIGANVREAVNNANVAIANIAEITEPIKENSDVIVSQATNLLGNLDMLSRDLRVFANKLNNSNGTIAQLVENPQLYHQATATLRNIQAASENVQAITARLQPIVDDVRVFTDKVARDPGQIGVRGALSGRTLGTGLK; this is encoded by the coding sequence ATGGAAGAAAACAACTATCGATTTAGCGTTGGAGTCCTCGTCTTGGCTGCCGCGATCATCGGCATCATGCTGGTGGCCTATTTCGGCGCCGTACCCGCGTTTTGGGTGGAGCGGTATCGTGTCACGATCAACTTCCCGAGAGCTCCGAAGGTGAAGGTGGATACGCCTGTTCGCAAATCAGGTGTTCTCATCGGGCGGGTCTCGAATGTCTACCTCCGCCCCGGCTTCGAAGGTGTCGATGTGACGTTGGAACTGGAAAAGAAATTTCCGATTCAACGACTTGAGATGCCTATGATCGTCTCGGAATCGCTCATCACCGGGGATGCGGCGATCGAGTTTGTATCACCTACCCAAGATTCGCTTCTGAAACGATTCGATGGAAGTGTCGGGACGCCCAAAGACGGAATCTTGGACGAGATGGAACGCTTGGAGTCGCAGGGGACTGTGCCCGATCTGTACTACTCGTACGGCGGTGAAGTGGCCAAGGATCCGCAGGAGGCGCTGGCTGCAGTCGGCCCGGCCTTCGAGCGCTTTGAAGAAATCGCAGCCACGATTCAAGAAGCTTTGGGGACCGGAACTGGTCCGATTCGAAATTTGGCGGACTCCGCCCAATCCACTTTGGACAACATCAATTCGACCGTCGGAACTATCAATCGAGTAGCGACGCAAATCGAAGAAGCCAAAATCGCCGATGCCGTCGCGCGCGGCTTGAACCTCCTGCCCGATGTGTTCAAGGAAGCACAATCCACGCTGGCGCAAACCCAGCGGACCCTAAAAGGCTTTGAGACCTTCAGCGGGAGCCTCGAAGGCCTAGGGAAAGAGTTTGAAGGAATCGGCGCCAACGTCCGTGAAGCAGTCAACAATGCGAATGTGGCGATCGCCAACATCGCGGAGATTACGGAGCCCATCAAAGAAAACAGCGACGTGATCGTTTCCCAAGCTACGAATCTGCTGGGCAATTTGGACATGCTCTCACGCGACCTTCGCGTCTTCGCGAACAAACTCAACAACAGCAATGGCACCATCGCACAATTGGTCGAGAATCCACAACTGTATCACCAAGCCACGGCGACATTGCGAAATATCCAAGCAGCATCGGAGAACGTGCAAGCGATCACGGCGAGATTGCAACCCATTGTCGACGACGTTCGAGTCTTTACCGATAAAGTAGCTCGCGACCCTGGCCAAATCGGTGTCCGCGGCGCCCTCAGCGGACGAACCCTCGGTACCGGTCTTAAGTAA
- a CDS encoding RimK family alpha-L-glutamate ligase, which produces MREGLRLVVLEKVAATMAVTQRVVRERLAKRATCRYSSCSDDAGLIIPLAAISNRPMTSIRCAFLTKQHGLYAGQDDPLLANALEQRGWSIEAVDWKDKEVEWEEFQCVLIRSPWDYYLTPDFFLDRIAEISKRCGRLLHPESIIQANIHKRYLTQLGRFQDWVIPTEILAAENLSGVDWNGLVRRFRADRLILKPVVSAGSFRTLAIHHKELEQQLPAIEATFTKEDVIVQPFLPTICDDGEHSLVFLGGEYYHSILKRPKSGDFRVQVQHGGIYKRWEPDPWLVASSRVLLEQFQPHTLYARLDWVRNPDPDSPIPYLLMEIEMIEPDLYLRFTERGIEHYADLIVKRMDP; this is translated from the coding sequence ATGCGGGAAGGTTTAAGACTCGTCGTGCTGGAAAAGGTGGCCGCGACGATGGCCGTGACGCAGCGGGTGGTCCGAGAGCGGCTTGCAAAGCGGGCGACCTGCCGGTATAGCTCATGCAGTGACGACGCTGGTCTGATTATTCCCCTTGCTGCAATTTCCAACCGACCCATGACTTCCATCCGATGCGCGTTCTTGACCAAACAGCATGGCCTCTATGCCGGTCAAGACGATCCGCTGCTGGCAAATGCCCTGGAGCAACGCGGCTGGTCGATCGAAGCGGTCGACTGGAAAGACAAAGAGGTCGAGTGGGAGGAGTTTCAATGTGTGCTGATTCGCTCTCCTTGGGACTACTACCTGACGCCGGATTTTTTTCTCGATCGGATCGCAGAGATCTCCAAGCGGTGCGGCAGGTTGCTTCACCCGGAATCGATCATTCAAGCGAACATCCACAAGCGTTACTTGACCCAACTCGGGCGTTTTCAAGATTGGGTGATTCCAACCGAGATCCTTGCCGCCGAGAATTTGTCGGGTGTGGATTGGAATGGACTCGTTCGCCGATTCCGTGCCGATCGTTTGATCCTCAAGCCGGTGGTGAGCGCGGGAAGCTTCCGAACATTGGCAATCCATCACAAGGAGCTTGAGCAGCAACTCCCAGCCATCGAAGCCACGTTCACGAAAGAAGACGTGATCGTTCAACCTTTTTTGCCCACGATCTGCGACGATGGGGAGCACTCCCTCGTATTCCTGGGAGGGGAATATTACCACTCGATCCTCAAGCGTCCGAAGTCCGGGGATTTTCGAGTTCAAGTCCAGCATGGTGGCATCTACAAGCGCTGGGAGCCAGACCCATGGCTCGTCGCTTCGTCTCGCGTGTTGCTGGAGCAATTCCAGCCCCATACGCTTTACGCGCGATTGGATTGGGTCCGCAATCCCGATCCCGATAGCCCAATCCCGTACTTGCTCATGGAGATCGAAATGATTGAGCCCGATCTTTACCTTCGATTCACCGAGCGAGGCATCGAGCATTACGCCGATTTGATTGTGAAACGAATGGATCCTTGA
- the ilvD gene encoding dihydroxy-acid dehydratase has product MTASNLNKYSSRITQPKSQGASQAMLYGTGMTPEDMNKGQVGIGSVWYEGNTCNMHLLDLGLKAKNAVVAEGLVGMRFNTVGVSDGISMGTEGMSYSLQSRDLIADSIETIMGAQWYDALIAIPGCDKNMPGCLMAMGRLNRPSLMIYGGTIRAGKWNGTSLDIVSAFQCYGQYLAGQIDEETRASIVRNSCPGAGACGGMYTANTMASAIEALGMALPYSASIPAEDPAKIDECARAAKAIKLLMEIDLKPRDIMTRAAFENAMVVVMALGGSTNAVLHLIAMARSVDIDLTLKDFQNVSDRVPLLADLKPSGKFVQEDLHSIGGTPAVMKFLLKEGFLDGNCMTVTGKTLAENIAPLPELKPGQKIVQPLTNPIKATGHIQILFGNLAPEGAVAKITGKEGLLFEGPARCFDSEELMLEALEQKKIQKGDVILIRYEGPKGGPGMPEMLTPTSAIMGAGLGSDVALLTDGRFSGGSHGFIVGHVTPEAQVGGPFALVRDGDIVTIDAEKNLLQVAVSDEEMAKRKAEWKAPPLKATRGTLYKYIKNVKSASEGCVTDE; this is encoded by the coding sequence ATGACCGCATCTAACTTGAACAAATATTCGTCCCGCATCACGCAGCCCAAGAGCCAAGGGGCGTCGCAAGCCATGTTGTATGGCACCGGGATGACACCGGAGGATATGAACAAAGGGCAAGTTGGGATCGGGAGCGTTTGGTACGAGGGGAATACCTGCAACATGCACCTCCTGGACTTGGGCCTCAAAGCCAAGAACGCGGTGGTGGCGGAAGGGTTGGTCGGAATGCGATTCAACACCGTCGGGGTGAGCGATGGAATCAGCATGGGGACCGAGGGAATGTCTTACTCCCTGCAGTCTCGCGATCTGATCGCCGACTCGATCGAGACCATCATGGGTGCTCAGTGGTACGATGCCTTGATCGCCATTCCTGGTTGCGACAAGAACATGCCGGGCTGTCTGATGGCCATGGGCCGATTGAATCGCCCGTCGCTCATGATCTATGGGGGGACGATTCGTGCTGGCAAGTGGAATGGGACCTCGCTCGATATCGTTTCGGCATTCCAGTGCTACGGTCAATATTTGGCAGGTCAAATCGATGAAGAGACGCGTGCCAGCATCGTTCGCAACTCGTGCCCCGGTGCGGGAGCTTGCGGTGGGATGTATACCGCCAATACCATGGCATCGGCCATCGAAGCGCTCGGTATGGCGCTCCCCTATTCGGCTTCCATTCCTGCCGAAGATCCCGCCAAGATCGACGAGTGTGCGCGAGCGGCCAAGGCTATCAAGCTTCTCATGGAAATCGACTTGAAACCTCGCGACATCATGACTCGCGCCGCCTTTGAAAACGCCATGGTTGTCGTGATGGCGTTGGGGGGCAGCACCAATGCAGTCCTTCACTTGATCGCGATGGCTCGCAGTGTGGATATCGATTTGACATTGAAGGATTTTCAGAACGTCAGCGATCGCGTTCCTTTGTTGGCCGACCTCAAGCCTTCTGGCAAATTCGTCCAAGAAGACTTGCACTCCATCGGCGGCACCCCTGCGGTGATGAAGTTCCTTCTCAAGGAGGGTTTTCTCGACGGCAATTGCATGACCGTCACGGGAAAGACGCTGGCCGAGAACATCGCCCCCCTTCCCGAGCTCAAACCGGGACAGAAAATTGTCCAACCATTGACCAACCCGATCAAAGCGACCGGGCATATCCAGATTCTATTCGGCAATCTCGCGCCCGAAGGCGCCGTTGCGAAGATCACTGGTAAAGAAGGACTTTTGTTCGAAGGCCCCGCTCGATGCTTCGACAGCGAAGAGCTGATGCTCGAAGCCCTGGAACAAAAGAAGATTCAAAAGGGTGATGTCATCCTCATTCGCTACGAAGGTCCCAAGGGAGGCCCCGGGATGCCGGAAATGCTCACCCCCACCTCGGCCATCATGGGAGCTGGATTGGGGTCCGATGTCGCGCTCCTGACCGACGGGCGATTCTCGGGTGGATCGCACGGGTTCATCGTTGGACACGTCACGCCGGAAGCACAAGTCGGCGGACCTTTTGCACTGGTTCGCGACGGCGATATCGTCACCATCGACGCCGAGAAGAATTTGCTCCAAGTTGCCGTATCCGATGAAGAAATGGCGAAGCGAAAGGCCGAGTGGAAGGCGCCACCTTTGAAGGCAACTCGTGGTACACTGTACAAGTACATTAAGAACGTGAAGAGCGCCAGCGAAGGCTGCGTCACGGACGAATAG